A window of Haliscomenobacter hydrossis DSM 1100 contains these coding sequences:
- a CDS encoding 3-keto-disaccharide hydrolase, producing MKITCLIACIACLPLLATAQKVSLFNGKDLSGWNIHGTEKWYVEKGELICESGPDKAYGYLSTANKYKNFVLNLQFKQEANGNSGVFFRSSIEGVKISGWQVEVAPLNSHTGGVYESYGRGWLIQPSAEAEKALKTGEWNKLKIQVIGDEVTTWLNGQQMIYFKDEKIGKGEGFIALQIHDGGGIKVRWKKFKLTQLP from the coding sequence ATGAAAATTACCTGCCTGATCGCATGTATCGCCTGTTTGCCGCTGTTGGCTACAGCCCAAAAAGTTTCTTTGTTCAATGGTAAAGACCTGAGTGGTTGGAACATCCACGGCACCGAAAAATGGTACGTGGAAAAGGGTGAACTCATCTGTGAAAGTGGCCCCGATAAGGCCTACGGCTACCTGTCTACGGCCAACAAATACAAAAATTTTGTCCTCAACTTACAATTCAAGCAAGAAGCCAATGGCAACAGTGGCGTCTTTTTCCGTTCGAGTATCGAAGGGGTAAAAATCAGTGGTTGGCAAGTAGAAGTGGCCCCGCTGAACAGCCATACCGGCGGAGTTTACGAATCTTATGGCCGTGGTTGGCTGATTCAGCCCAGTGCAGAAGCCGAAAAAGCCTTAAAAACGGGCGAGTGGAACAAACTGAAAATCCAGGTCATCGGCGATGAGGTCACCACCTGGCTCAATGGCCAACAAATGATCTACTTCAAAGACGAAAAAATTGGCAAAGGTGAAGGTTTTATTGCCCTGCAAATCCACGATGGTGGTGGCATCAAAGTGCGCTGGAAAAAATTCAAACTGACTCAACTGCCTTAA
- the fumC gene encoding class II fumarate hydratase, giving the protein MAFRKEKDSLGYVDVPADKYWAAQTQRSKENFKIGGHLMPIEIIRAFAILKKAAAFTNLEAGVLSPEKTDLIAQVCDEISAGKLDDQFPLVVWQTGSGTQSNMNVNEVIANRAHVLTGGGLEDAKKVLHPNDDVNKSQSSNDTFPTAMHIAAYKILVETTIPGIELLRDTLKAKSEAYMGVVKIGRTHLMDATPITVGQELSGYAAQLDYGIRAIKNTLPHVAELALGGTAVGTGLNTPPGYSENVARHIAQLSGLPFVTAPNKFEALATHDALVEAHGALKTVAVSLMKIANDIRLLASGPRSGIGELIIPSNEPGSSIMPGKVNPTQSEAMTMAMAQVMGNDVTINIGGMNGHFELNVFKPVIIFNFLTSARLIGDACVSFNEHCAAGIEPNYARITEQLNNSLMLVTALNTKIGYDNAAAIAKKAHAENTTLKQAAIELGLVTAEQFDEWVRPEDMI; this is encoded by the coding sequence ATGGCTTTCCGCAAAGAAAAAGACAGTCTGGGTTACGTAGATGTACCCGCTGATAAATATTGGGCCGCACAAACCCAACGTTCCAAAGAAAACTTCAAAATTGGTGGGCATTTGATGCCAATTGAGATCATCCGCGCTTTTGCCATCTTGAAAAAGGCCGCTGCTTTTACCAATTTGGAAGCAGGCGTTCTTTCTCCCGAAAAAACGGATCTGATTGCACAAGTATGTGATGAAATTTCTGCTGGAAAACTGGATGATCAATTCCCCTTGGTGGTCTGGCAAACGGGTTCAGGCACCCAATCCAACATGAACGTCAATGAGGTAATTGCCAACCGGGCGCACGTGCTTACAGGCGGAGGCTTGGAGGATGCCAAAAAGGTACTTCACCCCAACGACGACGTCAACAAGTCACAATCGTCCAACGATACGTTTCCAACGGCGATGCACATTGCCGCGTATAAAATATTGGTAGAAACCACCATCCCGGGCATTGAGTTGCTGCGCGACACCTTGAAAGCCAAGTCGGAAGCCTACATGGGTGTAGTAAAAATTGGCCGCACCCACTTGATGGATGCTACGCCAATTACTGTAGGCCAGGAACTGTCAGGTTATGCCGCGCAGCTGGATTATGGCATTCGCGCCATCAAAAACACTTTGCCTCACGTCGCTGAATTGGCACTGGGCGGTACCGCAGTAGGTACGGGTTTGAACACCCCTCCGGGATATTCTGAAAACGTTGCCCGGCACATCGCGCAGTTGAGTGGCCTCCCGTTCGTAACAGCCCCCAACAAATTTGAGGCGCTGGCTACACATGACGCACTGGTGGAAGCCCACGGTGCACTCAAAACTGTAGCCGTTTCTCTGATGAAAATCGCCAACGACATCCGCCTTTTGGCCTCAGGCCCGCGCTCTGGAATTGGGGAATTGATCATTCCGTCCAATGAGCCGGGTTCGTCCATCATGCCGGGCAAGGTAAATCCTACCCAGTCTGAAGCGATGACCATGGCGATGGCACAGGTGATGGGCAACGACGTGACCATCAACATCGGTGGCATGAACGGGCACTTTGAACTCAACGTGTTTAAACCCGTGATCATCTTCAATTTCCTCACTTCGGCACGTTTGATCGGCGATGCTTGTGTGAGTTTCAACGAGCATTGTGCAGCGGGCATCGAGCCCAACTACGCCCGCATCACCGAGCAATTGAACAACTCCTTGATGCTGGTGACTGCCCTGAATACCAAAATTGGTTACGACAACGCGGCAGCAATTGCCAAAAAAGCCCACGCTGAAAATACTACGCTGAAACAGGCGGCCATCGAATTGGGCCTGGTGACAGCGGAACAGTTTGATGAATGGGTACGCCCGGAGGATATGATCTAA
- a CDS encoding superoxide dismutase, with product MAFELPALPYAFDALEPNIDARTMEIHHGKHHAAYTNNLNAALAGTENEGKAIEDILANISKLSPAIRNNGGGYYNHNLFWTIMSPDGSPTPAEGTAIHAAITADLGGFDNFKKEFSAAGATRFGSGWAWLSVGADGKLFVCSSPNQDNPLMDVAEKKGTPILGMDVWEHAYYLNYQNRRPDYIEAFYNVINWEEVNKRYLAAK from the coding sequence ATGGCTTTTGAACTTCCAGCATTGCCCTACGCTTTCGACGCACTCGAACCCAACATCGACGCCCGCACCATGGAAATCCACCACGGCAAGCACCATGCGGCCTACACCAATAACCTCAATGCAGCATTGGCAGGCACTGAAAATGAGGGCAAGGCCATCGAAGATATTTTGGCAAATATCTCTAAACTTTCACCCGCCATTCGCAACAATGGTGGTGGATATTACAACCACAACCTGTTCTGGACCATTATGTCCCCCGATGGCAGCCCAACTCCGGCTGAAGGTACCGCTATCCATGCAGCCATCACGGCTGATTTGGGTGGTTTTGACAATTTCAAAAAGGAATTTTCTGCGGCTGGAGCTACCCGTTTTGGCTCTGGATGGGCCTGGTTGAGCGTTGGTGCCGATGGCAAACTTTTCGTTTGCTCTTCTCCAAACCAGGACAATCCGCTGATGGATGTGGCCGAGAAAAAAGGTACCCCCATCCTCGGCATGGATGTTTGGGAGCACGCCTATTACCTGAATTACCAAAACCGCCGCCCCGACTACATCGAGGCATTTTACAACGTCATCAATTGGGAGGAAGTGAACAAACGCTACCTCGCTGCGAAATAA
- a CDS encoding maf-like protein, translating to MKRMKWVLFVFALFFTCVLQLGRQEFSAKALAPVKRDNIGLGPYWFEGKAEISHYTLSQNRYRDVHPGEAVLVFVTEPFLTDKQVKNEKGNQENSTTVLKLNAIQRFTTGIYDYSVMTSVFTPEDLKRYPHSLKTTSSSQDWCGQTYMQVNNEKDNFKVEIRSYFENEADQNLDLPKALLEDEVWTRLRMGPDALPLGAVQIYPSAMYLRLMHKTFKTYPAEGKLEKYAGSEFSGEKLKVYSLTFPELERKLEIVFQNKAPYLIEGWMESFPALGDKQVRQTIAKRTHTVMEAYWQKNGLKDLPLRKELGME from the coding sequence ATGAAACGGATGAAATGGGTTCTGTTTGTATTTGCTTTATTTTTTACCTGTGTGCTGCAATTGGGTAGACAGGAATTTTCGGCCAAAGCACTCGCTCCGGTGAAGCGAGACAACATCGGCCTGGGGCCGTATTGGTTTGAAGGGAAAGCCGAAATCAGTCATTACACCTTGTCCCAAAATCGCTATCGGGATGTACACCCTGGGGAAGCAGTACTGGTTTTTGTGACGGAACCTTTTTTGACCGATAAACAAGTGAAAAACGAAAAAGGAAATCAAGAGAACTCAACTACGGTACTCAAGCTCAACGCCATTCAGCGTTTCACTACGGGAATCTATGACTACTCGGTAATGACTTCGGTATTCACCCCCGAGGACCTCAAGCGGTATCCGCACTCCCTAAAAACAACCAGCAGCAGCCAGGATTGGTGCGGGCAAACCTATATGCAAGTCAACAATGAAAAAGACAATTTTAAAGTAGAGATCCGCTCTTATTTTGAAAATGAAGCCGACCAAAACCTGGATTTGCCGAAAGCACTTTTGGAAGATGAAGTATGGACCCGCCTGCGGATGGGGCCAGATGCACTGCCGCTAGGCGCTGTGCAGATTTATCCCAGCGCCATGTACTTGCGCTTGATGCACAAGACTTTCAAAACCTATCCGGCAGAGGGAAAACTGGAAAAATACGCGGGATCGGAATTCAGCGGGGAAAAACTCAAGGTGTATTCCCTCACTTTTCCTGAGCTGGAACGCAAGTTGGAGATCGTTTTTCAAAACAAAGCCCCTTACCTGATTGAGGGCTGGATGGAGTCTTTTCCAGCTTTAGGCGACAAACAAGTGCGCCAAACCATCGCCAAAAGAACCCATACCGTGATGGAGGCATACTGGCAAAAAAACGGGCTAAAAGATCTCCCTTTGCGCAAAGAGCTGGGCATGGAGTAA